The Phragmites australis chromosome 15, lpPhrAust1.1, whole genome shotgun sequence genome window below encodes:
- the LOC133892959 gene encoding uncharacterized protein LOC133892959: MEDFARAVEDGLKLSKRLMLPSGLPPPRPPSGMDRAVSTAAAAAAALLLPSAPTAYAVVTDPSAVDTPDVPSYQPYVYGRLDPPALIPLQMKEVDLAVDCALDAATVTVRARWWLHCITRSRECDVRLIVPMGEQGSILGAEVTIGRRSYNTQVTEVEEHMENYAKTDSGGLLKPELFFLTIPQVEGGADIFATFRWSQKLLYDNGLFSVDIPFRFPYFVNPLPKVFMKREKIQLNVNSGFSKEILLQGTSHPLKEKGRQGDKLSFLHEAIVENWSSKDFNFSYSVYSGDLSGVVLVQPSTLHDYDDRDKFCIFLLPGSGNRKVFRKAVVFIVDTSGSMQGKPLENVKNAVSTALSELAQGDYFNIITFNDELHSFSSCLEQVNDKTIASATDWMNSNFVAGGGTDIMHPLSEAMALLSSAHDALPQIYLITDGSVDDEHNICQIVKTELINRGSRSPRISTFGLGSYCNNYFLRMLASIGKGHYDSALETGSIESRILKWFRRASSTIVANISVDATVHLDEFEVDSEYIPDISAKSPLCVSGKYHGKFPETVKAKGYVADMKEISVELKVQHIKEIPLDKVLAAQQIGLLTAKAWFSADKQLERKVIKLSIQNSIPSEYTSMVLLQTNQEKVDATQKVKQKLKGHEGPDELRIPLHGLKLGFGDKVATKENLITGFEDLKPPEKLQIFTKAAGCCSRLADTLCCMCCIKACNRMNDQCAILMVQICAALSCLGCYECCTEVCCGGSDS, encoded by the exons aTGGAGGACTTCGCGCGCGCGGTGGAGGACGGGCTCAAGCTTTCGAAGCGCCTCATGCTTCCCAGCGGgctgccgccgcctcggccgccgtcGGGGATGGACCGGGCGGTCTccacggccgcggccgcggccgccgccctGCTGCTGCCGTCGGCGCCGACGGCGTACGCGGTGGTGACGGACCCCTCCGCGGTCGACACCCCCGACGTGCCCAGCTACCAGCCCTACGTGTACGGCCGCCTCGACCCGCCCGCGCTGATCCCGCTGCAGATGAAGGAGGTCGACCTGGCCGTCGACTGCGCGCTCGACGCGGCCACCGTCACCGTGCGCGCGCGGTGGTGGCTGCACTGCATCACGCGCAGCCGCGAGTGCGACGTGCGGCTCATCGTGCCCATGGGCGAGCAG GGTTCAATTCTAGGCGCTGAGGTTACTATCGGAAGAAGATCATATAATACTCAAGTAACTGAAGTAGAAGAACACATGGAGAATTATGCAAAAACTGATAGCGGAGGCCTTCTGAAGCCCGAATTGTTTTTCTTGACAATACCACAG GTTGAGGGCGGAGCAGATATTTTCGCCACATTCCGATGGTCTCAGAAGTTACTCTATGATAATGGGCTCTTCTCTGTTGACATACCTTTTCGATTTCCGTACTTTGTCAACCCACTGCCAAAAGTATTCATGAAGAGGGAAAAAATCCAGTTGAATGTGAACAGTGGTTTCAGTAAAGAGATTCTATTGCAGGGAACGAGCCACCCGTTGAAG GAAAAGGGCAGGCAAGGTGATAAATTATCTTTTCTGCATGAAGCCATTGTTGAGAATTGGTCGAGCAAAGATTTCAATTTTTCATACAGT GTTTACTCTGGTGATTTGTCTGGTGTTGTGCTCGTGCAACCCTCAACATTACATGACTATGATGATAGAGACAAATTCTGCATTTTTCTTTTACCTGGAAGTGGAAATAGAAAG GTCTTCAGAAAAGCAGTTGTGTTTATTGTTGATACAAGTGGAAGTATGCAAGGAAAGCCTCTTGAGAATGTGAAGAATGCGGTGTCTACTGCTCTTTCAGAGCTTGCGCAAGGAGATTACTTCAACATTATAACTTTTAACGATGAGCTTCACTCATTCTCGTCATGTTTAGAGCAAGTAAATGACAAAACAATAGCAAGTGCAACTGATTGGATGAACTCAAACTTTGTTGCTGGGGGTGGCACAGATATTATGCATCCTTTGAGTGAG GCAATGGCGTTACTGTCAAGTGCTCATGATGCACTTCCACAAATATATCTTATCACTGATGGATCGGTTGATGATGAACATAACATCTGCCAAATTGTGAAAACCGAGCTCATCAATAGAGGATCTAGATCTCCTCGGATTTCTACTTTTGGCCTAG GATCATATTGCAACAACTATTTCCTGCGCATGCTGGCATCAATTGGCAAGGGACATTATGATTCTGCACTTGAGACAG GATCAATTGAGAGTAGGATACTTAAGTGGTTCAGGAGAGCATCAAGTACAATTGTGGCAAATATCTCCGTTGATGCTACGGTACATCTTGATGAATTTGAA GTGGATTCTGAGTACATTCCAGACATTTCAGCGAAATCTCCTTTATGTGTATCTGGAAAATACCACGGCAAATTCCCAGAGACAGTTAAAGCTAAGGGTTACGTGGCTGACATGAAAGAAATATCAGTCGAACTGAAGGTCCAACATATAAAGGAAATACCTCTCGACAAA GTTTTGGCAGCACAGCAGATTGGTCTTTTGACAGCGAAAGCATGGTTTTCTGCAGACAAACAACTGGAGAGAAAG GTGATTAAATTAAGCATACAAAATAGCATTCCATCGGAATACACAAGCATGGTCTTACTTCAAACCAATCAGGAGAAAGTAGATGCAACACAAAAG GTCAAGCAGAAACTAAAAGGACACGAAGGCCCAGATGAGCTACGAATCCCACTTCATGGCCTAAAACTCGGATTTGGTGACAAAGTCGCTACAAAGGAAAATCTCATCACAGGATTTGAGGATTTAAAACCACCTGAGAAGTTGCAGATCTTCACCAAGGCTGCTGGCTGCTGCAGCCGCCTCGCTGACACTCTCTGCTGCATGTGCTGCATCAAGGCGTGCAACAGGATGAACGACCAGTGTGCCATTTTGATGGTGCAGATCTGCGCGGCTCTTTCGTGCCTAGGCTGCTACGAGTGCTGCACGGAGGTGTGCTGCGGAGGGTCGGACTCATAG
- the LOC133893377 gene encoding protein NEGATIVE GRAVITROPIC RESPONSE OF ROOTS-like, whose protein sequence is MVTFVCTLQIINWMQNRFNGRQDKGRSEAAVASSARGECFRFVLVISGRTCFSWLLTDEPAFACMGFTSDVPVRESCRQDHAREEKSPNGDWPQALLSIGTLGNESPLHAAAATATAEVGGPRASSQADVPDFTIEEVKKLQDALNKLLRRAKSKSSARGSEATDEDRANQMPLDRFLNCPSSLEVDRRLSLKQAANEGEGGEFSPDTQIILSKARDLLVNSNGATVKQKSFKFLLKKMFVCRGCFAPAPSLKDPIESRMEKVTVLAIRSIYDLLYESSVVAGHVDIYANMMLRTFRVRVHTVV, encoded by the coding sequence ATGGTTACTTTTGTCTGCACTCTGCAGATCATTAACTGGATGCAGAATCGCTTCAATGGTAGACAAGACAAGGGACGATCCGAGGCCGCCGTCGCGAGCTCAGCTCGCGGTGAGTGTTTCCGTTTCGTGCTTGTTATCAGCGGGCGTACGTGCTTTTCTTGGCTTCTCACTGACGAGCCTGCTTTTGCATGCATGGGTTTTACGTCAGATGTCCCGGTCCGAGAAAGCTGCCGCCAAGATCACGCTCGCGAGGAGAAGAGCCCCAACGGCGACTGGCCGCAGGCCCTGCTCTCGATCGGGACGCTAGGGAACGAGTCGCCGCtgcacgcggcggcggcgacggcgacggcggaggtAGGAGGCCCTCGCGCGTCGTCGCAAGCCGACGTGCCGGACTTCACCATCGAGGAGGTGAAGAAGCTGCAGGACGCGCTGAACAAGCTGCTCCGGCGCGCCAAGTCCAAGTCCAGCGCCCGCGGGTCGGAGGCCACCGACGAGGACCGCGCTAACCAGATGCCGCTCGACAGGTTCCTCAACTGCCCCTCCAGCCTCGAGGTCGACCGGAGGCTCTCCCTGAAGCAGGCGGCAAACGAGGGCGAGGGCGGGGAGTTCTCGCCGGACACGCAGATCATACTGAGCAAGGCCAGGGACCTCCTCGTCAACAGCAACGGCGCCACCGTCAAGCAGAAGTCCTTCAAGTTCCTGCTCAAGAAGATGTTCGTCTGCCGCGGCTGCTTCGCGCCCGCGCCGAGCTTGAAGGATCCAATAGAATCAAGAATGGAGAAGGTAACTGTGCTAGCTATCCGCAGTATATATGATCTGTTATATGAATCATCTGTCGTCGCTGGTCATGTAGACATATATGCTAATATGATGCTACGTACCTTTCGTGTTCGCGTGCACACAGTTGTTTAG